TTCAAACAATGCTCGCACAGGCGCGGCAGATACATCATGAAGGTTTGCTCAAACGCAGCGTGCATGTCTTTCTGAATGCCTTCAAACAGCACGTCTTTCGCCCGCTTCTCAAACTCGCCCGCCAAATCGTCTTCCCAGTTCGGACCCCATTCCACTTTGTCCATTTTTTTGCCGGTGAGCACGGAAATCGGACGCGCGGTCGGCGGCGTTTTCATTTTCGGCGCGTTTTGCAGATGCTCGTAATCGTAGGTGAACGGCTCGTAGTAGTCGTCGATTTTCGGCATATTCGGGTTGGCAAAAATATTCGCCAAAATCTTCAACTTGCCGCCCTGCTTCGGCACCAGCTTGCCGTCGGGTTTGCGCACCCAGCCGCCGTTCCATTTGTTTTGGTCTTCCCAGTTTTTCGGAAAACCGATGCCGGGCTTGGTTTCCACGTTGTTAAACCACGCATATTCCACGCCGTCGCGCGAAGTCCAGACGTTTTTACAGGTAACGGAGCAGGTGTGGCAGCCGATACATTTGTCTAAGTTCAGAACCATGCCGACTTGTGCTCTGATTTTCATGGTAGTGTTCCTTTTGGTTTGGTTTTCAGACAGACATCCAATCAAGCACAATGCCTGCCTGAAAAATAGCCGTTAATGATTGGACGGTAGCGGTAAAGTTTGGTGTAAAAAAATTTTCGACGTGTAAAAGTGTAAATGACTGCACGCAAGAAAAATATGCACAGAAAGCTTAAGAAGCAGCGGCAAAATAAGGGGAAAGGGGTAGCAGAAAGAGTGAACGGAAATAATACTTTGGAAGTATTTGAAGATTGATGATAGCGATGAGGGAGCGTTTAAAATTCCATGCCAGGCGGAACCGCATAACTTATACCTTAGCCGGCCTACGAAAAACAAAGCTACCCCTTTACCGTAGCCCTTTGATGACCTTATAGCAAATCAACTTAATTTTGCTTACCAATCGGCAAATCCGGAGCCAAAACAGAAAACAAGTATTTGATTTATCGATAAATTATTGAATTCAAATTTTTTCTTTGAATCAAGGCACAACAATGCAGCAAATTTAAATTTGGTTTGTAATGGCTGTACCATCATTTAAAGTTCAAAATATAGCCGCCCGAAGGCGGCTAGGATTTGCCGAGTTTCTTGTTTCAACACACAGCCGCCCGAAGGCGGCTGAAAAAGCCTCCATTTCGCTCGGCAAAGCCGTTTCGCGTTTCAACACACAGCCGCCCGAAGGCGGCTGATAATGCGCTTGACATCGGCCAGCGCCTCAGAGTAGGTTTCAACACACAGCCGCCCGAAGGCGGCTGGCTGTTGGCCGTAGGCACAGGCGATTTCCAAATCGTTTCAACACACAGCCGCCCGAAGGCGGCTGAGGAGTTTTACAAAAACAAGCCCGGCAATCTGAAGTTTCAACACACAGCCGCCCGAAGGCGGCTGATCGGCTACTGTAAACAATATTGCTTACGGTAACGTTTCAACACACAGCCGCCCGAAGGCGGCTGGCCGTTTGCCAAATTGTTGGAAATGGCCGGCGGCATCAGCGTTTCAACACACAGCCGCCCGAAGGCGGCTGGCAGATATTCGTATTTTGTGGCGACCGAAAATTTAGTTTCAACACACAGCCGCCCGAAGGCGGCTGTCCGGTCATTGCGCCTTGCTCTTTAAGCAAGTCGAGTTTCAACACACAGCCGCCCGAAGGCGGCTGTTGTATAGTTGATACATGTTTTTTTCTCCAATGGGTTTCAACACACAGCCGCCCGAAGGCGGCTGTTGATAAAAAAATTAGAGAGGCTGCTAGTAAAGGGGTTTCAACACACAGCCGCCCGAAGGCGGCTGAGATATTCGTATTTTGTGGCGACCGAAAATTTAGTTTCAACACACAGCCGCCCGAAGGCGGCTGGACACCCTAACACGAAGACCCAACTCGGGTATGGTGTTTCAACACACAGCCGCCCGAAGGCGGCTGAAAGCTGCATTTTCCAGCATCTGTATGCTACCCTGGTTTCAACACACAGCCGCCCGAAGGCGGCTGTAGCAAAGGATGGTTTGTTGAAATCTGGGAAGTAGTTTCAACACACAGCCGCCCGAAGGCGGCTGGTGCGGCTGTATTGGGCGGCGCAATAAGGCCGTCTGTTTCAACACACAGCCGCCCGAAGGCGGCTGGCCACTAAAAAGGCCGTTTTCCACGGCCAATTCGTGTTTCAACACACAGCCGCCCGAAGGCGGCTGCCAACTTGGCATACATACCCGCGGCACCTAAGATGTTTCAACACACAGCCGCCCGAAGGCGGCTGCCTCGCGCATTATGTTGGCAAATACTTGCTGTTGTTTCAACACACAGCCGCCCGAAGGCGGCTGCCCCCCCAAAAATCCATAGAAATATGGATTGGTAGTTTCAACACACAGCCGCCCGAAGGCGGCTGGAGGCGGCTTAAGCCTTGCAATTTGGCATGATGGTTTCAACACACAGCCGCCCGAAGGCGGCTGCAGCTTTTCATTGTAAGATTTCGCCTCAATAAACAGTTTCAACACACAGCCGCCCGAAGGCGGCTGACGCCCGCGCGTTTCGCATGAGCGGCAATATCGCGTTTCAACACACAGCCGCCCGAAGGCGGCTGTTTAGTTACTTGTGTCATTTCAAAACCCATAAAAACGCGTTTCAACACACAGCCGCCCGAAGGCGGCTGTGCTCTTGATGAGAAACCTAAAGCACAGGCTACTGTTTCAACACACAGCCGCCCGAAGGCGGCTGTCCCCTACCCTCATCGCCGTTTCCAAAGCAAACAACTGTTTCAACACACAGCCGCCCGAAGGCGGCTGATCCGCCTTGATAGATGTCTCGGATTGTTTGATTGTTTCAACACACAGCCGCCCGAAGGCGGCTGTTAAGGCTGTGATAGAGCATGACCATTGGAAACGGTTTCAACACACAGCCGCCCGAAGGCGGCTGATAATCGGCGCTTGAATCGTTTGCCCTGCGGCAAGTTTCAACACACAGCCGCCCGAAGGCGGCTGCCTTGATACCGCGCCCCTTGCGGCGGCCTTTGTGTTTCAACACACAGCCGCCCGAAGGCGGCTGGCCGTTTTTGATGGTAAGACTTGGCGATACAAGGAGGTTTCAACACACAGCCGCCCGAAGGCGGCTGTAAAGCCGCTGCCGCGGCCAAATCCGCACAATCTGTTTCAACACACAGCCGCCCGAAGGCGGCTGCAGTCGCAAATAGGCGGTATACCGTCCGATGCAATGTTTCAACACACAGCCGCCCGAAGGCGGCTGGTTCGGTTTGCGTACCCGACATACGGCTCAACAAGTTTCAACACACAGCCGCCCGAAGGCGGCTGGGTAGCAATCGCGCCCTTTTCCAACTTCACGGAGTCAAGTTTCAACACACAGCCGCCCGAAGGCGGCTGGTTTAAGCGGTGTTTATCAATCAAAAAGGAAATTGTTTCAACACACAGCCGCCCGAAGGCGGCTGAGCCTCTTTGAAAATGCTTGCCAAACAAAGCATTCAGAGCCTTTGTGCGCTAACGTTTTCAAAAAAGCGGAACACGAGTATAGCACAGCCTTATTCTGCTCCACTCGCATATTTCAAGTTCCTGATTGTTAAAGAACAACTCCGCATCGCTAACCACCCCGCATTTTCATGAGAACCACGGGTTAGCGATTCACACGATCAGCGTATCTTGAAACACGTCCACCGCCGCCTTCGCGCCGTGGTGTTCCACCTTGCGCCGCCATTTGCTGCCCAGATGGTAAAAGCGCAGGCTGTCGGTTTCGGGCTGGTAGGTATCGAGCAGCTTGGCCTTCAGTTTTACCCACTGATCAGGCGTTACGTCGCACTCGAATACCGAATATTGCACGCGCACGCCGTAATCCAAGCAATGTTTGGCGATGCGCCGCAGCCTCGCCTGCCCTGCCGCGTCTTCCAGCGAAATATCATAAGTAATCAACATCAACACGCTATTTCCCCTTATTTCTTTTTCAGACGGCCTCAAATATAAGCGGAAAGGCCGTCTGAAAATGCCTGTCTGAAAAACTCAACGCATCAAAAACGGCGGATATTCCGCCAAATCCCCGCGCAGATGCCGCGCCAACAGCATCGCCTGAATATACGGCAGCAGGCCGATTTCTACTTCCTCCTGCAAAAACGGATGGATAATCTTCTCCTGCTTTTTCGCCTGAAGAGCCTGAAAAACCAGTTTGCGCGCTTCGGGTTTGATATTCACCGCGCCGCCGGCCTCATGCACAAAATCCTGCGGCTTGATTTGCCCGCGGTTAATCAGGGAAAGCACCAACCTGTCCACCCACCACGCGCGGAACTCTTCCAAAATATCCTGCGCCAAACTGTCGCGCCCCGGCCGGTCGGCATGCAGAAAACCCACCTGCGGATCCAAGCC
This portion of the Neisseria canis genome encodes:
- the cas2 gene encoding CRISPR-associated endonuclease Cas2, translating into MLMLITYDISLEDAAGQARLRRIAKHCLDYGVRVQYSVFECDVTPDQWVKLKAKLLDTYQPETDSLRFYHLGSKWRRKVEHHGAKAAVDVFQDTLIV